Part of the Oncorhynchus mykiss isolate Arlee chromosome 23, USDA_OmykA_1.1, whole genome shotgun sequence genome is shown below.
ataatgccatggaattctaagcaaatattgtctgctaaattaactagtttAGCCCAGAGACATtatggcatagccagataactgcctaacataaggacaactcagagtatgctattctgttcttctaaaatagactacattttcatgtttctttagacctgcctaaaataaataatggctttattgtgatggtgtaggctatattcaaAGGatttattatactattatactaaaatgtagatgttccaaaggtctgcatcagtggaagccaggagatactaaatgtgtttatgttaattaatggtcaattaccgtgagaccggcaatTATTTGCTTAACAATCACAGGCTAACAACATttaatgaccgccacagccctatctGAGACATTCCATTTTGTGATATGTTACATGTTGCGCATTAATTTGTGGAAGTCCACcacccattttgtatgatatgttatgaattacacttcctattatatgttacgaattagcaaaacatacgatatgttacaaatttgttaCATTTATGATAGGTTACAAATtctggctaggtggctaacattaacTAGCTCGCTAATGTTAGCCAggccaggggttagggttaggggaagggttagctaaaagggttacaTTATGTGTAGGTTTAGGGGAAGGATTAGCTAACCTACTAAGTAGacgcaaagtagctaaaaagtagtaagtagttaattagctaaaatgctaactCTGtacgtgatgagattcgaactcgcAACCATTGAGTTGCTAGATGTTCTcgttgccttaagtaaccatctgtcttttgtaaccataccaaacataacattctaaatggagtgtcttggaTTTACGTCCAGAATCATATGAAatcctctgagaccaggttggctGAAGGGCCAACATACAAAGCCTTGAACAGAGACATCAGAGAAAGTTCTATACatagttaaacaattcaaagtgAGATTTTGAATTGTAATGGCTACCATTTTAGTATGGCATGAAAATAGTTCACATTTAAATGTTGAACTATTTCCATCACTCTCCCAGCCAATATAATTTGGCAATTCCTTATTGAAATAGTATTTATAGTTCCACCATCAGGTTGTCTGCCTGCCAAAGGAAGAACTTTCCTCAATGGTTTGATATCCAGTGGGCCATCACAGCAGTAGAATCCAATTAGCAAACATTCTTGGGAAAAGAAACAGCTCTCTGTGTtttcagacacagagacatggataTTCAGAGGCAGAGCCAAAGAGCTGGGAGTGGGAATGCTCCCTCCATCCGTTTTGCTCTCTTCAAGCCCGTACTTGGTTTGCCCAAGAGACCCAGATGTAGACATTGTTGTGAGAGTGTGAGCACATAATGTGACGGAGTGCAGAGTGCTCTAGCTAGCTAATAACTTCATTCTCACTTAGATTCAGTCCTTGGCATTGTAAGGCAATTTTAGCCTCTCGTCTCCTCGTCTCTCCACTTCAGCCTCCTTGTCTCCGCTCATTTCTTTCCCAAAGTTACATCAATCATAAAGTTTGTTGTAGTAAACTTTAGTTTGGAGGCTGTTTGCTTGCCTCACTCTGATTATAATTATACTTTTTTTATTAGGCATGTGAAGGTCAAATTCGAATTATCTTTTAATATCTCTTGAAATAGAATTGAAATGTTTCTCTATATTTCCCTGTATTAtgtatgcgtgtatgtgtgtgcttgtattATTCTGTCTGGGCCGGATAGGTATCTCTTCTAAAACTCGCTGGCCATGAATGTCCTTGGGCAAGAGCCAGTAACATTCTATTCTGTAACCTATCAGTGAGATTAACAGACAGGCCATGAATTCAGGTCGGATGGGACTGTGATTTATTTCACTGAGACACAGGAGCTGAATTTACATAATTGCCACCACCTGCATGCTAAGTCACACCAGTTGTCTGACAGGAGACGTTTCCAAGCCTTGGTGTTGTTTACAGCATTAGTGTAATTGTGTTTTTAAATATGCTCCTTACAATCAGATTGAGGCTCCGGATGCATCACAGGATGACATGTTGTGCTGCGATGCTGTCTTGGCAATTTGCAAGATGTCATCAcaggaatatgtttttgtaatgGACCCTCCAACAAAAAATTGTCGAGATGAATGTGTCAAAATGGATTATTGCTTGTATAGTCTAACTGGGGAAAAATGTGTGTATCAATGCATTTACCTGCAAAGGTTAAACGCAAAACCTATGAATAcaaattgtttacaaacaagaTAGTTTGACTAGAAAAGTGGGTAAACTGTAAACACCTTAACTGCTCACAGTAAacgtaaaaaatattttaaaaactgaGTAAAAATATGCTGTTAGCATCACCTACTGGAGCGACTCTCACAATACAGTGTAGTAATCTATCTCTATCTGTGTTCTCCTCAGAATATGCCAGGAAGTCATAATGAGCTCCAACAGCACAGACCTTGGCCTGTACCTGACCGTCAGCTCCCCAGGAATGGGCATTGACGACCCAGACACCAACGCTCTCCACAAGGACATCTGGCAAGAGCTAACCAGCCCCGATGACAATGACTCCATCAGTGGCCTCTTCAATTTTACAGGGTCGCACAACGAAACAGTGACCTCTCTGACCTATGACCCTCTTGGGGGTCACACAGTGTGGCAGGTGGTCCTCATTGTCTTTTTCACCGGCCTCCTGTCCCTGGTCACCATAATCGGCAACATCCTGGTGGTGGTATCCTTCAAGGTAAACCGCCAGCTCAAGACTGTCAACAACTACTTCCTGCTCAGCCTGGCCGTGGCTGACCTCATCATCGGGGTCATCTCCATGAACCTTTACACCACCTACATCATCATGGGCCAATGGGCGCTAGGCAACTGGGCCTGTGATCTGTGGCTGGCTATTGACTATGTGGCCAGTAACGCATCAGTCATGAACCTGCTGGTCATCAGCTTTGACCGCTACTTCTCCATCACCCGGCCACTCACCTACCGGGCCAAGCGGACCACACGGCGGGCTGGCTTGATGATCGGCATGGCCTGGTTCGTGTCCCTGGTCCTGTGGGCCCCAGCCATTCTATTCTGGCAGTACTTTGCGGGGGAGCGCACAGTGCCCCCTGATAAGTGCTACATCCAGTTCCTCTCAGAGCCCATCATTACATTCTGCACGGCTATTGCTGCCTTTTACTTGCCTGTCACTATTATGAGTGTGCTCTACTGGCGTATCTACAGGGAGACGCAGAACCGCGCACGGGAATTGGAGGGCCTGCAGGGCTCAGGGAGccgagggaggggtggagaaagggCTCACTTCGTCCACCACCAGACTGGGAGCGCCAGGAGCTGCAGCAGCTATGAGCTAAGCCAAGTTTCCCAGAAGAAGAGCCCCAGCCAGGCGCTGGCCGCACGCTTCCACTGTTGGCCCATGATGTGCTCCTGGAGGCCTGGCAGCGCCCGGCCCATAGAGGGGGATGCCGACCACAGCAGCAGCGACAGCTGGAACAACAACAACGCCGGGCTGTCAGTGGACCACTCGGGCTCGTCTGAGGATGAGGAGAGAAATGGTAGAAGGATGATGCCCCAGGACCACACCATCTTCTCCATAGTGCTCAACCTGCCAGGGATGAAGGCAGCCGTcaactcccacctcacctcctgCGAGGACCTGGACATAGCCTCAGAAGAGGACACCCTGAGAGGGGAGGAGGGCAGTCGGGGCAGCCtctctaccatcaccaccaccaccactactaccacccctGATGGGGCCAACACAGACACCAACAGCTACCAACAACGCTTTTCCTCCCGGATCTCCAGAGTCCAGTCCATGCCTGCCATCCAGGCCACCAGAGTGGGGCCACTCTCTGGCTCCCCTGCCACAACCACCAAATCACCCTCGATGCCAATCTCCTTCAGAGAGGCAGCTCTAGCCAAGAGATTTGCCTCCAGGGCACGGACACAGATCACCAAGCGCAAGCGCATGTCTCTGGTAAAGGAGAAGAAGGCGGCACAGACCCTCAGCGCCATTCTGTTTGCCTTCATCATCACATGGACACCCTACAACATCATGGTGCTGGTCAACACCTTCTGTAATGGCTGCATCCCCGAGGCTCTGTGGGCACTGGGATACTGGCTGTGCTACGTCAACAGTACCGTCAACCCCATGTGCTATGCCCTGTGCAACAAGACCTTCCGTACCACCTTCAAGATGATACTGCTCTGCCACTGGGACCAGCGCAAGCGGCGGCGGAAGCAACAGTTCCAGGCACGGCAGTCCGTAGTGTTCCACAGGAGAATTCCTAAAAACTCAACGTAGTGAGATATATAGACCCAGTGGGAATCGGGTGATGAAGATGATGAGTCTAGAATCTGACAGCTCAGTGGATAGACGAGGCATCCTAAAGATTCTGTCTGTGGTGTTTAACTGCACAGAGATTCACAAGGAGGCAGCCatgttgctgctgtgatggctgATGTTCTCTGTGTAGCCACAACCTCCCAAGTGACATATTCCTCTGTTTCTTCAGGAGAGCTCCTGTGGTGAAAGGTTCCTCTAGATTGATCATTGCAGAGAAGTGCAGCTAAAAAGACTGACAGTGAAAACGAATAGAGCAAGGGCTTTAAATGCATTGGGCGGACAATTCAAAGTGCAATTGATACCTAGGGAGATTATATGATGTAACATTTCTAATGGATTTGGGGTTTTCCATTTCTTACCATTCATTTTGTGGTAGTCAGATCTGTAACGTACAGAGCAGTTTGGATTTTCAAAGTCAACTGCATCTGTACTGTAATATAGTATATAAAGCAAAGGCCAAAACATTTTGTGTCAATAGACTGCACTGTATTGATTTTGAGCTCCCTTTTGGCTAACTGAATTTGATTTATTTGTTATATAtggttttttttttactctgatgTCTGTACATTGCCTTACACTTGGATATTGCTTTCTTGAGTCTTAGAAGACGAGAGGATTTAAAACAAAACAGTGTCCTATTTATGACGACCAGTTTTTCAAAGTTTTTGGTTGTTTTTGTATATACATTGGTCTATAGTTTTTCCTCTATAGATTCTGCGCCAGTCTGAAAAAAGTTTTGAATTTTGACAATTCTACGGCACTTCAATGAGCTGCTCGTGTTCTATGTGAGTTGTTGTTTACATGGTAGAGACAATAAGTGAATCAACTTATTCAATTGTTGTTTACGTTGAGAGTAATGGTATATTGCTATTTCTACCTTGATACTTAAAGATTTATTGTACACTAAATAGATCAGTCACTATGAATTGTAATGTTTTGATTTATTAGATTATATTTGAAAAGGTTTCTCCATTTCTTCTCACTGGCTGTCCGAATGTAATCCTAAAATATTGGTCTGTGGTCCCTAGATGAACACTCTCTTTCTCCTAGAGGATTTAGCAGTGCCACAGCAGCATCTGCTGGATGAATAGAATTATACACAAGTAACTTCCAGTTTACTTCCGTCAGGGAAATGCTGTTGTGGGGCCATAAATGGGAGATTGGGTGGGTCAATGTCTGTACTCTACTTGACTCCTCCGTGCGCCTCTCCTCCGTTACCTGGAAACCGAAAAATGGTAGCCatacagtgcatccggaaagtattgagaccccttcactttttccacattttgttacattacatacTTATTCTAAaacaaattgttttttttccccataatgacaaaaacaggttcagacatttttgcaaatgtattttaaaaagagtaaatataacatttacataagtattcagtatccctttactcagtactttgttgaagcacctttgacagggattacagcctcgagtcttcttgggtatgacgctacaagcttggcacacctgtatttggggagtctcccattcttctctgcagatcctctcaagctctgttaggttgaatggggagcgtcgctgcacagtgaTTTTCAGGTCTTAGAGATGTTCAGAGATGCTCTGGCTAGGACATTTCAaatacattcagagacttgtcccgaagccactcctgcgttgtcttggctgtgtggttagggtagttgtcctgttggaaggtgaaccgtcgccccagtctgaggtcctgagcactctggagcaggtttttatcaaggatctcgctgtactctgcgccgttcatctttctctcgatcctagctagtctcccagtcccagctgcTGAGAAACCTACCCACAGGATGATGTTGTAaccaccatgattcaccataGGGATGTTTTCAGGTTTTCTCCAGTCGTGACACTTGGCAAAGTGttaaatattggtttcatcagactagagaatcttgtttctttaggtgttttttggcaaacttcaagcgaactgtcatgtgccttttactgaggaggggcttccgtctgaccactctaccgtaaatgcctgattggtggagtgctgcagagatcgttgtccctctggaaggttctgccatctccacagaggagctctggagcgctttgagtgaccatcaggttcttggtcacctccctgacattGCCCTTCTCCctggattgctcagtttggccgggcatccagctttaggaagagtctaggtggttccaaacttcttccatttaagaattatgtaggtcactgtgttcttggggaccttcaatgacgCAGATttttttgggtacccttccccagatatgtgcctccacataatcctgtctctgagctctacagacaaattcttcaagctcattgcttgatttttgctctgacatgcactgtcaactgtgggatcttatatagacaggtgtgtgcctttccaaatcatgtccaatcatttgaatttacctcaggtggactccaagttgtagaaacatctcaaggatgatcaatggaaacaggatgcacctgagctcaatttcgagtctcatagcaaatggtctgaattcttatgtaaatcaTTTGTAAtacttttgcaaaaatgtctaaaaacctgtttttgctttgtcattgtggggtattgtgtgtagattgatgataaaaaaaaaagatagaataaggctgtaacttagaaccacccatcccggatctggtatatttgtcatcagcaacgctgaatagcatagcacaACATTCAAATAATactactagaaaatattcatattcatgaaatcacaagtgaaatatagcgaaacacagcttagcctcatgttaatcaccctgtcgtctcagattttgaaattatgctttacagcgaaagcaatacaagcgtttgtgtaagtttatcgcaaaacaataagtacacctagcatcaggtaacttggtcacgaaaatcagaaaagcaatcaaattaatcgtttacctttgatgaccttcagatgttttcactcacgagtctcccagttagacagcaaatgttccttttgttccataaagatatttcttatatccaaatacctctgttagtttggtgcgttatgcccaggaatccaccggaaagagcggtcacgacaacgcagacaaaaattccaaattatgtccataatgtacacagaaacatgtccaatttttttataatcattcctcaaggtgtttttcaaatatctattcgataatatatcaaccgggacagttggcttttcactaagAGTAACAATGGCCGCCTCTTTCTTTTGCGCACAAGCCCCCACttgtccacttacgcaatgtggttgttcacgctcattcttcaaaataaaagcctgaaactatgtctaaaggctgttgacaccttagggaagccagagaaaaaggaatctggttgatatccctttcaatgggcaatagggatgcatagaaagacaggggttgcaaaataagagtcactttctgattggatttttctcaagctttcgcctgcaatataagttctgttatactcacagacaatatttttacagtttggaaactttagagtgttttctatcccaagctgtcaattatatgcatattctagcatctggtcctgagaaataggttgtttactttgggaacgttatttttctaaacataaaaatagtgcctcCTAGCTtcaatagtgccccctagcttcaatagtgccccctagctccaaaatgtggaaaaagtcagtgtCTGAACCCTTTCCAAATTCACTATATGTAGGAGAGTTTCAATTGGTTAAGCAAACGGAGGAGTTTGCTCCTCTCCTCTGGCCAGAAATCAGATACAAAACAGATACAAAACTCAAAAGAGTCTGGATAGACTAGCTTAGACCTGCTACATATGACATATGGAGCTGAATAGTGGTGCTTTTCATTTCAGTGATTTCCAAAATTGAACATTTCTATCAATTGTACATAAAGTTATTTGGCTGTGCAAACAGTGTGATTTATGGTGATTTCTATACATGTTTTAATATCACACAGTGCTAAAATAATGTAATAGTTACATTTTAATGTATTGTTATTATGTTATGCACAGTGGTTCAGGCCTAAATGTGATGAATACTGTTTGAAATATTTTTGCTGTATAAGTGTATGTATTACACTTAGGTTTGTAAAGGGATAGTGAAAGCAAATACCATATATGTACCACAGGCATGTTGAGTATGTGATATTGAGTAGAATAACAGAATGCTACCATGTGGGGAAACACTTTCTAATAACGATCAGACAGGAACGTTATTATAAAGTGTCACCCAATGGGGTATGTAAGCCAGATAATGATGAAAGAGAAATTATTCAGTGTCTGAATTGCCAATGGATATTTCAGCTGCTTTCAACACCACGTGCTACGGTGTTATTATACTCCTGATCAAGGGAAGTGTTTATGTTTGAGATGTGAACTACCTGAAGTTAGATAAAATGACTAACAAAATATTACTTTAATTGTTTTTTGTTACATTTCAAGTATGCTAATCGTATCCATGTTATGTCAATAAACACAAATATTTTTATTGACAGAAGATGGTCTGTATCATGTTTACCGgccaaaaaaacatttatttgaatGTTTATAAAATTGTATTCCTCCAGTGT
Proteins encoded:
- the LOC110502523 gene encoding muscarinic acetylcholine receptor M3-like, with the translated sequence MSSNSTDLGLYLTVSSPGMGIDDPDTNALHKDIWQELTSPDDNDSISGLFNFTGSHNETVTSLTYDPLGGHTVWQVVLIVFFTGLLSLVTIIGNILVVVSFKVNRQLKTVNNYFLLSLAVADLIIGVISMNLYTTYIIMGQWALGNWACDLWLAIDYVASNASVMNLLVISFDRYFSITRPLTYRAKRTTRRAGLMIGMAWFVSLVLWAPAILFWQYFAGERTVPPDKCYIQFLSEPIITFCTAIAAFYLPVTIMSVLYWRIYRETQNRARELEGLQGSGSRGRGGERAHFVHHQTGSARSCSSYELSQVSQKKSPSQALAARFHCWPMMCSWRPGSARPIEGDADHSSSDSWNNNNAGLSVDHSGSSEDEERNGRRMMPQDHTIFSIVLNLPGMKAAVNSHLTSCEDLDIASEEDTLRGEEGSRGSLSTITTTTTTTTPDGANTDTNSYQQRFSSRISRVQSMPAIQATRVGPLSGSPATTTKSPSMPISFREAALAKRFASRARTQITKRKRMSLVKEKKAAQTLSAILFAFIITWTPYNIMVLVNTFCNGCIPEALWALGYWLCYVNSTVNPMCYALCNKTFRTTFKMILLCHWDQRKRRRKQQFQARQSVVFHRRIPKNST